Genomic DNA from Candidatus Sulfurimonas marisnigri:
CTATTGCTAACACCATGAAGAATACAGAAGCCGATAAAGAGAGTGCTGCAAGAGCTTGTGTGGAAATTATTCCAGCAAAAAATGTATCTGTAACATTAAATATTGTGTGGAAAAGATATCCTACAACAGCCGGTAGTGCAAGTTTCAAAATATGTTGTTTAATAACACCTTGAGATAGGTCTATATGCATTTTAACTTCTTTTTTATAATTAATTATTTTGTATTTAACTACCTATAGGATATAAGTTAACCTCTTTTGTATATTGTTGATGAAGCAGTAAATAATCAAGTTTATATTTTAATAGTTTATTTTGTGTCTCAATTGTCTGTATCTCTCTTTGATTGAGTATAAATAGAGTGCTCGAACCTAACTCATATTTTCTTCTCTCTAAATTTTCAAGTTTCTTTATAAGCTCTACCTCGTTGATAGAGTTTAATATATTTTTTTCCAAAGCATACAAAGAGGTAATAATATTTTTTAAATTAGTACTTAAAACAAGCAATAGCTTATTTTTGTTAGCATACAAAAGAGCAGCATTATGCTTATTTTTCAGTTTATTTGCACTGTACTTTCTCTGTTCAATTGGGAAAGTCATGTTAACGCTCACTTTATAACCCATTTGATCATAAGAATCTGAATCATTTTTAAGGTCATAAACACCGTATAAACCTACATTTAAATCTGGATATTTTAAAAGCTCTATATATTTTTTACTTAAAACAAGTTTCTTAATTTCATTGTTAAACATCTTAAAATCATATCTATTTTCCATAGCTATCTTCATAGCTTCTGTAAAATTAATGTTAGTTGTTTCTAATATTGGCAAATCAGGCAACATATATTTTTCATCAAAATCTTCTTTTGATATATTTAAAAATTTTAAAAAATTCAAAAACTGATTATCATATTTTACACATGCCGACAGTACTATCTGTTCTCTGTTTATTACCTGTTGCTTTACTTCAATCAATTGCATTTCAGAGAGAAGACCTTTTTTAACCCTTTGCTCTAAAAAAGTATATCTTTTTTCCACTTTTAAAAGCAGCTCTTTTGATACATCAAGCAAACTCTTTGTATAGAGGAGTCTATAGTAATTTGTCATAATTTCATAATAAAGATTTCTCATACTCTCTTTGTATTGAAAATCTGTTTTTGACACATCAATAGATGCTAGTCCAACATCTAATCTACGTTTATCTATCTGATTTAAAACACTTATAACAGGAACTTTTACACCTAAAAGAACTTCTCCATCCTCGGATGTTTTTATATTGTTATACTCCTGCGTTCCTTCAGCATACCTATATGAAACACTCATGTCAACCCCATTTTCCAATGGTTTTTCTAAGCCAAGAGTGTAGTATTTACCATAAGTTACAGGATACTCTTTCTCCTCATATTTTGCAACAGCCTTAGTATCATAATCTCCTAAAGCATAGTTTAATTTTTCTT
This window encodes:
- a CDS encoding TolC family protein yields the protein MFRIIFIFTCIGFKSVFSQELFEVDSIGQYLTKDNPYVYVSLGKKYVYEEKLNYALGDYDTKAVAKYEEKEYPVTYGKYYTLGLEKPLENGVDMSVSYRYAEGTQEYNNIKTSEDGEVLLGVKVPVISVLNQIDKRRLDVGLASIDVSKTDFQYKESMRNLYYEIMTNYYRLLYTKSLLDVSKELLLKVEKRYTFLEQRVKKGLLSEMQLIEVKQQVINREQIVLSACVKYDNQFLNFLKFLNISKEDFDEKYMLPDLPILETTNINFTEAMKIAMENRYDFKMFNNEIKKLVLSKKYIELLKYPDLNVGLYGVYDLKNDSDSYDQMGYKVSVNMTFPIEQRKYSANKLKNKHNAALLYANKNKLLLVLSTNLKNIITSLYALEKNILNSINEVELIKKLENLERRKYELGSSTLFILNQREIQTIETQNKLLKYKLDYLLLHQQYTKEVNLYPIGS